One Rossellomorea aquimaris DNA window includes the following coding sequences:
- a CDS encoding YtxH domain-containing protein has protein sequence MAKKNTQNTTVENQGQEKNSTNENKTRRSGPIKRTVAGSLLGATVGYLATPENGKKLLDRIDQEKLKSKSLDFGKSAKERSRKAAVSLKSSTANLFKRDKDEEASEDTETAVNSTETNSSEEESNQDYEALKQENEELQNRLQQLEEKMNQIAATREDESDEDEDEDEEETSSRKKASKKSKEEATDEESDDEEDEDTNEDENEEDEDESDDEEEASGKKKSNGKSGSKGKKRSTRKSSAKSKKAAKKDDEKDEDQDEDDTTLSTEDDTVA, from the coding sequence ATGGCAAAAAAAAATACGCAAAACACTACAGTTGAGAATCAAGGACAAGAAAAGAATTCAACAAACGAGAACAAAACTAGAAGAAGTGGCCCTATTAAGAGAACCGTAGCTGGAAGTCTGTTAGGAGCAACTGTAGGATATCTGGCAACACCTGAAAATGGAAAAAAACTTTTAGATCGTATTGATCAAGAGAAATTAAAAAGCAAAAGCCTGGACTTCGGAAAATCAGCAAAAGAAAGATCCAGAAAAGCTGCTGTGTCACTAAAATCATCAACAGCCAACCTGTTTAAGCGTGATAAAGATGAGGAAGCATCTGAAGACACGGAAACGGCCGTAAATTCAACTGAAACGAACAGCTCTGAAGAAGAGTCGAACCAGGACTATGAGGCCCTTAAACAAGAAAATGAAGAACTTCAGAACCGTTTGCAGCAATTAGAAGAGAAAATGAATCAAATTGCTGCGACTCGTGAAGATGAAAGCGATGAAGATGAGGACGAGGATGAAGAAGAAACCTCTTCTAGGAAGAAAGCTTCTAAAAAGTCTAAAGAAGAAGCGACAGATGAAGAAAGTGACGATGAAGAAGACGAAGACACTAATGAAGATGAAAACGAAGAAGATGAAGATGAAAGCGATGATGAGGAAGAAGCCTCAGGCAAGAAGAAATCAAACGGTAAGTCAGGTTCAAAGGGTAAGAAGCGTTCTACCCGCAAGTCTTCTGCTAAAAGTAAAAAAGCTGCTAAAAAAGATGATGAAAAAGATGAAGATCAAGACGAAGACGACACAACACTCTCTACCGAAGATGATACAGTAGCTTAA
- a CDS encoding gas vesicle protein has translation MGMEHPVQSNTIVDVLEKILDKGVVVAGDITVGIADVELLTIKIRLIVASVDKAKEIGMDWWENDPYLSSKAADNNTKALEEENKKLQERLESLEKKLDTNRLNQAETN, from the coding sequence ATGGGTATGGAGCATCCGGTACAATCCAACACAATTGTGGATGTATTAGAAAAGATATTAGATAAAGGCGTTGTCGTAGCAGGAGATATTACGGTGGGAATTGCCGATGTCGAGTTGCTTACGATTAAAATCCGCTTAATCGTTGCTTCTGTAGATAAAGCGAAAGAAATTGGCATGGACTGGTGGGAAAATGACCCCTATTTAAGTTCAAAAGCCGCAGATAACAACACGAAAGCACTTGAAGAGGAAAATAAGAAATTACAGGAACGATTGGAATCGCTTGAAAAGAAACTGGATACGAACCGTCTTAACCAGGCGGAAACAAACTAA
- a CDS encoding gas vesicle protein K, translated as MQQASGTNGRINFDPEKAEQGLAQLVLTVVELLRQIVERHAMRRVEGGTLTDEQVENLGIALMNLEEKMEELKEVFGLDAEDLNIDLGPLGSLM; from the coding sequence ATGCAACAGGCCAGCGGGACAAATGGGCGAATTAATTTCGACCCGGAAAAAGCAGAACAAGGCTTAGCGCAACTTGTATTGACCGTTGTAGAACTATTAAGGCAAATCGTCGAAAGACATGCCATGCGGCGTGTTGAAGGCGGTACTTTAACGGATGAACAAGTGGAGAATCTGGGCATTGCCCTTATGAACTTGGAAGAAAAAATGGAAGAGTTAAAAGAGGTATTTGGTCTTGATGCAGAAGACTTGAATATAGATCTTGGCCCTTTAGGGAGCTTAATGTAA
- a CDS encoding gas vesicle protein, with protein sequence MTVRESIENKDIALIDILDVILDKGVAIKGDLIISIAGVDLVYLDLRVLISSVETLVQHKQGTRKTVTSDQFDKEREGLIHATGQRDKWAN encoded by the coding sequence ATGACAGTAAGGGAATCGATTGAGAACAAAGATATTGCACTTATAGATATATTAGATGTCATTCTCGATAAAGGTGTGGCGATAAAGGGAGATTTAATTATATCCATTGCAGGCGTCGACCTCGTGTATTTAGATTTGCGAGTGCTGATTTCTTCAGTAGAGACATTGGTACAACACAAGCAAGGAACGCGTAAAACGGTAACGTCCGATCAATTCGATAAAGAAAGGGAGGGATTGATTCATGCAACAGGCCAGCGGGACAAATGGGCGAATTAA
- a CDS encoding GvpL/GvpF family gas vesicle protein: MSDLLYLYGLIPTKEANKKSLPSMKGFDGEGELYTIEIGEVTAIVCDLPPNEYSEETIKDKVDNDMDWLQEKAFHHHETVLMVSKMYTIIPLKFCTLYKNEDSLKSTIEGNRNKLETTFTQLDGNEEWNVKIYCDDKLLKKQVSESNPSIEAKRKEISELPKGRQFFEKKKIDQLIDRELENEKNRLCEEVHEKLKEHSLHGNIKKNWSKDVTGRQENMAWNSVFLLPVSNVDEFVEEIKQYEEELGHAGWKIEASGPWPPYHFSSFS; encoded by the coding sequence ATGAGCGATTTACTTTATTTATACGGCTTAATCCCGACAAAAGAAGCAAATAAAAAAAGCCTGCCCTCCATGAAAGGATTCGATGGAGAAGGTGAACTATATACGATTGAAATCGGTGAAGTGACAGCGATTGTCTGTGATCTGCCTCCGAATGAATATTCAGAAGAAACCATTAAGGATAAAGTCGATAACGACATGGACTGGCTTCAGGAAAAGGCGTTTCATCATCACGAAACCGTACTGATGGTTTCAAAGATGTATACCATCATTCCCTTGAAGTTCTGTACATTGTACAAGAACGAGGATAGCCTTAAGTCCACAATAGAAGGAAATCGAAACAAACTGGAAACGACCTTTACACAGCTGGATGGCAATGAAGAGTGGAACGTCAAAATCTACTGTGACGATAAGCTGCTGAAGAAACAAGTAAGTGAAAGCAACCCTTCTATCGAAGCCAAAAGAAAAGAAATCAGTGAATTACCAAAGGGCAGGCAGTTCTTTGAAAAGAAAAAAATTGATCAGCTGATTGACCGTGAACTTGAAAACGAAAAGAATCGACTCTGTGAAGAGGTTCATGAAAAGCTGAAAGAACATTCCCTCCATGGAAACATCAAAAAAAATTGGAGTAAGGATGTAACAGGCAGACAAGAAAATATGGCTTGGAACAGTGTATTTCTCCTTCCGGTATCCAATGTTGATGAATTTGTAGAGGAAATTAAGCAATACGAAGAAGAACTGGGACACGCCGGTTGGAAAATTGAAGCATCCGGCCCTTGGCCACCTTATCATTTTTCTAGTTTTTCTTAA
- a CDS encoding gas vesicle protein GvpG — MIHKLVSAPINLVIKVGEKIKEEADKELYDLPTIQQKLIQLQMMYELGEIPEEAFQEKEDELLTRYEIAKQMEMEQWEELTKKK, encoded by the coding sequence ATGATTCATAAATTGGTGAGTGCACCAATTAATTTAGTCATTAAAGTCGGCGAAAAGATTAAAGAAGAAGCAGACAAAGAATTATACGACCTTCCTACCATTCAACAAAAATTGATTCAGCTTCAAATGATGTATGAATTAGGTGAAATTCCTGAGGAAGCATTCCAGGAAAAAGAAGATGAGCTGCTGACAAGATATGAAATTGCGAAACAAATGGAAATGGAGCAATGGGAAGAATTAACGAAAAAGAAATAA
- a CDS encoding GvpL/GvpF family gas vesicle protein — protein MSQEEMGIYIFCAIQTEEDDQFGSIDIEGEERGTFTIRYKDAAMVAAEVPMKIYHPKKQNLLMHQGAVSRVMDQKDTVIPISFGNVFKSRDDVQALLENLYPQFETLFPAIKGKIELGLKVIGKKEWLEAMVKENPQVEKMASAVKGKSESAAYYDRIQLGGMAQKLFASLQSEIKQEVYAPLEETAVSAKANDPSSEKMLLNASFLIDRDQEEVFDQKVNEAHEKWKDKVEFNYTGPWPAYNFVNIRLKVEEG, from the coding sequence ATGAGTCAGGAAGAAATGGGAATTTATATATTTTGTGCCATTCAAACAGAAGAAGACGATCAATTTGGTTCCATTGATATAGAAGGGGAGGAACGCGGGACGTTCACGATCAGATATAAGGACGCCGCTATGGTAGCAGCAGAAGTACCGATGAAAATCTACCATCCTAAGAAGCAGAATTTACTGATGCACCAAGGTGCCGTATCACGGGTGATGGATCAGAAGGATACGGTTATCCCGATTAGCTTCGGGAATGTCTTTAAATCTAGAGACGATGTGCAAGCTCTTCTAGAAAACCTTTATCCTCAGTTCGAAACCCTTTTCCCGGCAATTAAAGGGAAGATCGAGCTGGGCTTAAAAGTTATCGGTAAAAAGGAATGGCTGGAAGCGATGGTCAAAGAAAACCCACAGGTAGAAAAAATGGCATCAGCCGTTAAAGGGAAATCTGAATCTGCCGCGTATTATGACCGCATTCAGCTTGGAGGAATGGCTCAAAAGCTATTTGCTTCCCTGCAAAGTGAGATTAAGCAGGAAGTCTATGCTCCCCTTGAGGAAACAGCAGTGTCAGCCAAGGCAAATGACCCTTCAAGTGAGAAAATGCTTCTCAACGCCTCTTTCTTAATTGATCGAGACCAGGAAGAAGTGTTCGATCAAAAAGTGAACGAAGCCCATGAAAAATGGAAGGATAAGGTCGAATTTAACTACACCGGACCTTGGCCGGCTTACAATTTTGTCAACATACGCTTGAAGGTTGAGGAAGGCTGA
- the gvpN gene encoding gas vesicle protein GvpN yields the protein MTVLTKRIKKDSRALIQDDETKELLSRSLQYLKAGYPVHFTGPSGAGKTSLALALAKKRKRPVMLMHGNHELNNKDLIGDFTGYTSKKVVDQYVRSVYKKDESVTETWRDGRLLEAVKNGYTLVYDEFTRSQPTTNNIFLSILEEGIIPLYGSKLTEPFIRVHPEFAIIFTSNPAEYAGVYQTQDALLDRLITINVDYKGAEQEAKIVSEKANLVMSEARAITTLVSTLRDQCTNEMNGPSLRASLMIARLAIESDIPIDGNDSDFQRLCIDIAAHSVSRCIDGENPHEKAEQLIIDACKRMKISEE from the coding sequence GTGACGGTCTTAACAAAAAGGATCAAAAAGGATAGCAGGGCATTAATACAGGATGATGAAACGAAAGAATTGCTTTCGCGCTCATTGCAATACCTTAAAGCTGGATATCCTGTACATTTTACAGGTCCTTCCGGAGCCGGCAAAACGTCTCTTGCCCTCGCGCTGGCGAAGAAGAGAAAAAGACCGGTGATGCTCATGCACGGAAATCATGAACTAAATAATAAAGACTTAATCGGTGATTTTACAGGTTATACGAGTAAAAAAGTGGTCGATCAATATGTTCGATCTGTTTACAAAAAGGATGAAAGTGTCACCGAGACATGGAGAGATGGACGTTTACTGGAAGCAGTAAAGAATGGCTATACCCTTGTATACGATGAATTTACAAGGTCACAGCCGACAACGAATAATATCTTTCTATCCATTTTAGAAGAAGGAATCATTCCTCTATATGGATCGAAGTTAACGGAACCTTTTATTCGCGTACACCCGGAATTTGCAATCATATTTACTAGTAATCCTGCAGAATATGCAGGGGTTTATCAAACACAGGATGCTCTCCTGGATCGGTTAATCACCATCAACGTAGATTACAAGGGAGCAGAACAAGAGGCAAAAATTGTATCGGAAAAAGCAAACTTGGTTATGAGTGAAGCAAGAGCGATTACAACACTTGTCTCTACATTACGCGATCAATGTACCAACGAAATGAACGGACCGAGCTTGCGTGCTTCCTTAATGATCGCAAGGCTCGCCATTGAATCAGACATTCCCATAGACGGTAACGATTCAGATTTTCAACGTCTATGTATTGATATAGCAGCACACAGTGTAAGTCGATGTATCGACGGAGAAAACCCACATGAAAAAGCAGAACAATTGATTATAGATGCATGCAAACGTATGAAGATATCTGAGGAATAA
- the gvpO gene encoding gas vesicle protein GvpO — MVIKEIMNNVTDFFNEHVAPVHKITSVELTEDEGWKLQVEVIEEKEYMKKYAKDEMLGTYDVLLNKEKEVTSFKRRDIRYRSAIGQEM, encoded by the coding sequence ATGGTAATCAAAGAAATCATGAATAATGTGACGGACTTCTTCAATGAACATGTAGCTCCAGTTCACAAAATTACGTCGGTGGAATTGACAGAAGATGAAGGTTGGAAGCTTCAGGTCGAGGTAATTGAAGAAAAAGAATATATGAAGAAATATGCTAAAGACGAAATGCTTGGAACATATGATGTCCTTCTTAATAAAGAAAAGGAAGTCACATCATTTAAACGACGGGATATTCGTTACAGAAGTGCCATCGGACAGGAAATGTAG
- the gvpJ gene encoding gas vesicle protein GvpJ: MAIQKSNNSSSLAEVIDRILDKGIVIDAFARVSVVGIEILTVEARVVIASVDTWLRYAEAVGLLRDDVEENGLATQQNERSSQFSI, encoded by the coding sequence TTGGCTATTCAAAAGAGTAATAATAGTTCAAGTTTAGCAGAAGTAATTGACCGTATTCTTGACAAAGGCATTGTCATTGATGCATTTGCAAGAGTATCTGTCGTTGGAATTGAAATTTTAACGGTTGAAGCAAGGGTCGTCATTGCCAGCGTAGATACATGGTTGCGTTATGCAGAAGCAGTCGGCCTACTACGAGATGATGTCGAAGAAAACGGTCTTGCTACTCAGCAGAATGAAAGAAGCTCCCAGTTCAGCATTTAA
- the gvpQ gene encoding gas vesicle protein GvpQ, protein MSKPVKKAVGKLAKKAYDHAPEPVKDKVKDTMKEKAKETFVNSVEGGIQSKAGEASEKLEKAKEKNAANVHTKAEEAKEKVQDVLLSVREKLGNAKEAGEEFQKKISSSNDKQTKINGVGNIKGASDIKSSFNIKSSTEIKSSENIKSSKDIKTICS, encoded by the coding sequence ATGAGTAAGCCGGTGAAAAAAGCAGTTGGCAAGTTGGCTAAAAAAGCATACGATCACGCTCCGGAGCCCGTGAAAGACAAAGTGAAAGATACGATGAAAGAGAAAGCGAAAGAAACATTTGTGAACAGTGTTGAAGGCGGTATCCAATCAAAAGCAGGCGAAGCATCCGAGAAATTAGAGAAGGCAAAAGAGAAAAATGCGGCTAATGTTCATACCAAAGCTGAAGAAGCAAAGGAAAAAGTACAGGATGTCCTGCTTTCCGTTCGGGAAAAGTTAGGCAATGCAAAAGAAGCAGGAGAAGAATTTCAAAAGAAAATCTCTTCATCAAATGATAAACAAACAAAAATTAATGGTGTTGGAAATATTAAAGGAGCAAGTGACATCAAGAGCTCCTTTAACATTAAGAGTTCTACTGAAATTAAAAGTTCAGAAAACATTAAATCTTCAAAAGACATTAAGACCATCTGTTCTTAA
- the gvpT gene encoding GvpT/GvpP family gas vesicle accessory protein, whose translation MAETKSSQQVEETKNTEENEEQTSENRQSMNYAIIGGVVGAGIGLLSNPGTGKKVVDSLGKSEVMKAASKELRRSAQEFLTEQAIITLRQSATGYMSKLEGGRLAPKKKKEEVSENNDAKEDSSENSSNQSEELEEIKEENKNLNERLERIEEMLNSLVESKK comes from the coding sequence ATGGCGGAAACAAAAAGCAGTCAACAAGTAGAAGAAACGAAAAACACGGAAGAAAACGAAGAGCAAACATCTGAAAATAGACAATCCATGAATTATGCGATTATCGGTGGAGTAGTCGGAGCCGGAATCGGGTTACTTTCAAATCCAGGTACAGGTAAGAAAGTAGTAGACAGTTTAGGAAAATCTGAAGTGATGAAAGCCGCAAGTAAAGAACTGCGAAGATCAGCACAGGAATTCCTGACAGAGCAAGCCATTATTACCTTAAGACAATCCGCTACCGGATATATGAGTAAGCTGGAAGGTGGCAGGCTTGCACCAAAGAAGAAAAAAGAAGAGGTATCGGAAAACAATGATGCTAAGGAAGATAGTAGCGAGAATTCTTCCAATCAATCAGAAGAACTAGAAGAAATCAAAGAAGAAAACAAGAATTTGAATGAACGATTAGAACGAATCGAAGAGATGCTTAACAGCCTGGTGGAATCCAAGAAATAA
- the gvpA gene encoding gas vesicle structural protein GvpA, which produces MSIQKSNDSSSLAEVIDRILDKGIVIDAFARVSLVGIEILTIEARVVIASVDTWLRYAEAVGLLRDEVQEEGLAKQENERGTAFSI; this is translated from the coding sequence ATGAGTATTCAAAAAAGTAACGATAGCTCAAGTCTCGCAGAAGTAATTGATAGAATCCTGGATAAAGGAATAGTCATTGATGCATTTGCCAGAGTTTCCTTAGTGGGAATAGAAATTCTTACAATAGAAGCGCGAGTCGTCATTGCAAGTGTAGATACTTGGTTACGATATGCAGAGGCGGTTGGGCTCTTGAGAGACGAAGTTCAAGAAGAAGGTTTAGCGAAGCAGGAAAATGAAAGAGGAACAGCGTTTAGCATTTAA
- a CDS encoding ParM/StbA family protein: MTNSRMAAIDVGNDSLKGIFGKMDGEVNIPNVIARDIEDRPIIGIEELDTQDPLDGIHIRVHSPTLKDNNAIYRVGNLATKSNNSTELDPGSSKSEEDQTLVMLFASIALDAARNDSNFKKNNNVIEANYTLGTGLPLREVKEGKDVGYRSRLLGSVHQVEFLVTPRYQGIKVNIKFDEVKVYPEGFAAFINLVMDNNLNIINKDLIDKRILIQDIGGLSTDIAVIKDRKVDDDKAQGFNLGVSESLELIREEIRSRHGIELDSRRDVVEIITKKNDRNHIMVKGSRTSVHDIVDRIMLELAKKQYRHLRNMWQKNSQTEICYFIGGGSSVLKEYIKTLNNNLDGYNIDFFEDEKESIWMMANAYYKLIADFSRKTQKQQTQKEEQKLAKTK, translated from the coding sequence ATGACGAATTCACGAATGGCAGCCATTGACGTTGGTAATGATTCTCTTAAAGGTATATTTGGAAAGATGGATGGTGAGGTAAATATTCCGAACGTCATTGCAAGGGATATTGAAGATCGTCCTATTATCGGAATTGAGGAGCTGGATACACAGGACCCACTAGACGGCATACATATCCGTGTCCACTCCCCTACTCTTAAAGATAATAATGCGATTTATCGTGTAGGTAATCTGGCAACGAAGAGCAATAACTCTACTGAACTGGATCCGGGCAGCAGTAAATCAGAAGAAGATCAAACACTGGTCATGCTGTTTGCTTCCATTGCACTTGATGCAGCACGCAATGATTCTAACTTTAAAAAGAATAATAATGTTATAGAAGCAAATTACACATTGGGTACAGGTCTTCCACTTCGTGAAGTTAAGGAAGGAAAAGATGTCGGGTACCGTTCCAGACTGTTAGGTTCAGTACACCAAGTTGAGTTCCTGGTAACTCCCCGCTATCAAGGCATCAAAGTGAATATTAAATTTGATGAAGTAAAGGTTTATCCTGAAGGGTTTGCGGCTTTCATCAACCTTGTTATGGATAATAATTTAAATATCATCAATAAAGACCTCATTGATAAACGTATCTTAATTCAAGATATCGGCGGGTTATCAACGGATATCGCTGTCATTAAAGATCGAAAAGTAGACGATGATAAAGCCCAAGGATTTAACCTCGGGGTTTCTGAATCTCTTGAATTAATCCGTGAAGAAATTCGCTCAAGACACGGTATCGAGCTTGATAGCCGCCGTGACGTGGTCGAAATCATCACGAAGAAAAATGATCGCAATCATATTATGGTTAAAGGAAGCCGGACAAGCGTTCACGATATCGTTGACCGTATTATGCTTGAACTTGCTAAGAAGCAATATCGTCACCTGCGCAATATGTGGCAAAAGAACTCTCAAACGGAAATCTGCTACTTCATTGGTGGAGGATCAAGCGTCCTGAAAGAGTATATCAAGACACTCAATAACAATCTTGATGGGTACAATATCGACTTCTTTGAAGATGAGAAGGAAAGCATTTGGATGATGGCCAATGCTTATTACAAGCTGATTGCTGACTTCTCAAGAAAAACCCAGAAACAACAAACCCAGAAAGAAGAACAAAAATTAGCGAAAACCAAATAG
- the essA gene encoding type VII secretion protein EssA, with product MRGKVLVQLALVASMIMMFSPPILATTDINELIPNDYQENKFKKNSDLIHDQSSTNQKIQIPEEQKNLTFEGKSSNGLSELKEKIFQSEEKDTNTIKAKAENLKLFSQSESARLGSLEEGSSSSSSLSVLIAVFVGICILLLIVVIVIWNRTTQGKQSLR from the coding sequence ATGAGGGGTAAAGTACTTGTTCAGCTGGCTCTGGTTGCCAGCATGATCATGATGTTTTCCCCCCCTATATTGGCCACTACCGACATAAATGAATTAATCCCGAACGACTATCAGGAAAATAAATTCAAAAAGAACAGTGACCTCATCCATGATCAATCATCTACAAATCAAAAGATACAAATTCCTGAAGAACAGAAAAACCTGACATTTGAAGGGAAATCAAGTAACGGATTAAGCGAATTGAAAGAAAAGATATTTCAAAGTGAAGAAAAAGATACAAATACGATAAAAGCGAAAGCAGAAAACCTGAAACTGTTTAGTCAATCCGAATCAGCAAGGTTAGGGAGTCTTGAAGAAGGAAGTTCATCATCTTCTTCCCTCTCTGTTTTGATCGCTGTATTTGTTGGGATTTGTATATTACTTCTCATTGTTGTTATTGTCATTTGGAATAGAACGACTCAAGGTAAGCAAAGTTTGAGGTAA